Proteins encoded in a region of the Balaenoptera musculus isolate JJ_BM4_2016_0621 chromosome 21, mBalMus1.pri.v3, whole genome shotgun sequence genome:
- the LOC118887952 gene encoding LOW QUALITY PROTEIN: beta-citrylglutamate synthase B-like (The sequence of the model RefSeq protein was modified relative to this genomic sequence to represent the inferred CDS: substituted 1 base at 1 genomic stop codon) → MCSSVAAKLWFLTDRRIREDYPQKEILRALKAKCCEEELDFRAVVMHEVVLTTEQGNLGLRTKGELITAYPQVAVVRVPTPWVQSDSDITVLRHLEKMGCRLVNRPQAILNCGNKFWKFQELAGHGVPLPDTFSYGGHENFAKMIDEAEVPEFQMVVKNTRGHRGKAVFLARDKHHLADLSHLIRHEAPYLFQKYVKESHGRDVRVIVVGGRAVGTMLRCSTDGGMQSNCSLGGVRMMCSLSEQGKQLAIQVSNILGMDVCGIDLLMKDNGSFCVXEANANVGFIAFDKACNLDVAGIMADYAASLLPSGRLTWRVSLLSAVSMASETSEQELGPPANTAVDNMSASSSSVDSDPETTERELLTKLPGGLFNMNQLLANEIKFLVE, encoded by the coding sequence ATGTGTAGCTCTGTGGCCGCCAAGTTGTGGTTTTTGACAGATCGTCGAATCAGGGAAGACTATCCTCAAAAAGAGATCTTACGAGCGTTAAAGGCCAAATGTTGTGAGGAGGAACTGGACTTTAGGGCTGTGGTGATGCATGAGGTGGTGCTAACAACTGAGCAAGGAAACCTGGGTCTTCGTACCAAAGGAGAACTAATTACTGCTTACCCTCAGGTGGCGGTAGTGAGAGTACCAACCCCTTGGGTGCAAAGTGATAGTGACATTACTGTTTTGCGCCATCTAGAGAAGATGGGATGCAGGTTGGTGAACCGACCTCAAGCCATCCTGAACTGTGGTAATAAGTTCTGGAAGTTTCAAGAGTTGGCAGGTCATGGTGTTCCTCTGCCAGATACTTTCTCTTATGGTGGTCATGAAAATTTTGCTAAAATGATTGATGAAGCTGAAGTACCGGAGTTCCAAATGGTAGTGAAGAATACACGGGGTCATAGAGGCAAAGCAGTTTTCTTGGCTCGCGATAAGCACCATTTGGCTGATCTAAGCCATCTTATTCGCCATGAAGCTCCATACCTGTTTCAGAAGTATGTTAAAGAGTCTCATGGAAGGGATGTACGTGTCATTGTTGTGGGAGGCCGTGCGGTTGGCACCATGTTACGCTGTTCAACAGATGGGGGGATGCAAAGCAACTGTTCACTAGGTGGTGTACGGATGATGTGCTCCTTGAGTGAACAAGGGAAACAGCTAGCTATCCAGGTGTCTAATATCCTGGGAATGGATGTGTGTGGCATTGACCTGTTGATGAAAGACAACGGCTCCTTCTGCGTCTGAGAGGCCAATGCAAATGTAGGTTTCATAGCCTTTGATAAGGCTTGTAATCTGGATGTAGCTGGTATCATGGCGGACTATGCCGCCTCCCTTCTGCCCTCTGGCCGGCTCACCTGGCGTGTGTCCCTGCTCTCCGCGGTGTCCATGGCCAGTGAGACTAGTGAGCAGGAGCTGGGTCCCCCAGCCAACACTGCTGTCGACAACATGAGCGCAAGTTCCAGCTCTGTTGACAGCGACCCTGAAACCACGGAGCGAGAGCTGCTCACCAAGCTCCCGGGGGGCCTATTCAACATGAACCAACTGCTAGCCAATGAAATCAAATTCCTGGTGGAGTGA